One stretch of Streptomyces sp. A2-16 DNA includes these proteins:
- a CDS encoding PepSY domain-containing protein, which produces MKRNIVIATLTAAALATGGTVAAFAAGDDGATATQRQTDTNARTVADRDDDSADDRDDSGSDDRDDNTSDDDRTAVRGGGVTAAEAIAAALRHTPGTALSADLDDDGADAWEVTVVKGDGSEYDVRIAPDSGKVLGAQRDTDDDNDADDRAELAAVKGATTDAGEAALAAAAKGTVTEVGLDDDNGAVAWGVDTVKDGKQSDWKVALDSGKVTQDRDED; this is translated from the coding sequence ATGAAGCGCAACATCGTCATCGCCACCCTCACCGCCGCGGCCCTCGCGACCGGCGGCACCGTCGCGGCGTTCGCGGCGGGGGACGACGGCGCGACGGCGACGCAGCGCCAGACGGACACGAACGCCCGGACGGTCGCGGACCGCGACGACGACTCCGCGGACGACCGCGACGACAGCGGCTCGGACGACCGGGACGACAACACCTCGGACGACGACCGTACGGCGGTCCGCGGCGGCGGTGTCACCGCGGCCGAGGCGATCGCGGCGGCCCTGAGGCACACCCCGGGCACCGCCCTCTCCGCCGACCTCGACGACGACGGCGCCGACGCGTGGGAGGTGACCGTCGTCAAGGGCGACGGCAGCGAGTACGACGTGCGGATCGCCCCGGACTCCGGCAAGGTGCTCGGCGCCCAGCGCGACACCGACGACGACAACGACGCCGACGACCGGGCCGAGCTCGCCGCGGTGAAGGGCGCGACGACCGACGCCGGCGAGGCCGCGCTGGCCGCCGCCGCGAAGGGCACGGTGACCGAGGTCGGCCTCGACGACGACAACGGCGCCGTGGCCTGGGGCGTGGACACCGTGAAGGACGGCAAGCAGTCCGACTGGAAGGTCGCCCTGGACTCGGGCAAGGTCACCCAGGACCGCGACGAGGACTGA
- a CDS encoding response regulator transcription factor, which translates to MRLLIVEDEKRLAVSLAKGLTAEGYAVDVVHDGREGLHRATEGSYDLVILDIMLPGLNGYRVCAALRAAGHEVPILMLTAKDGEYDEAEGLDTGADDYLTKPFSYVVLVARIKALLRRRGNGAGASPVLELGGLRIDTAARRVFLDGAEVTLTAKEFSVLEQLAVRAGEVVSKAQILEHVWDFAYDGDPNIVEVYVSTLRRKLDAGLIRTVRGAGYRLETGR; encoded by the coding sequence ATGCGCCTGCTGATCGTCGAGGACGAGAAACGACTCGCCGTGTCCCTCGCCAAGGGCCTCACCGCCGAGGGCTACGCCGTCGACGTCGTCCACGACGGCCGCGAGGGACTGCACCGGGCCACCGAGGGGTCGTACGACCTGGTGATCCTCGACATCATGCTGCCCGGCCTCAACGGCTACCGGGTCTGCGCCGCCCTGCGCGCCGCGGGCCACGAGGTGCCGATCCTGATGCTCACCGCCAAGGACGGCGAGTACGACGAGGCCGAGGGCCTGGACACCGGCGCCGACGACTACCTGACCAAGCCCTTCTCCTACGTCGTCCTCGTGGCCCGGATCAAGGCCCTGCTGCGGCGACGCGGAAACGGGGCCGGGGCGTCCCCGGTGCTCGAACTCGGCGGCCTGCGGATCGACACCGCAGCCCGCCGGGTCTTCCTCGACGGCGCCGAGGTCACCCTCACCGCCAAGGAGTTCTCCGTCCTGGAGCAGCTCGCGGTGCGGGCCGGCGAGGTGGTGTCCAAGGCCCAGATCCTCGAGCACGTCTGGGACTTCGCCTACGACGGCGATCCCAACATCGTCGAGGTGTACGTCAGCACCCTGCGCCGGAAGCTGGACGCGGGGCTCATCCGGACCGTCCGCGGCGCCGGGTACCGGCTGGAGACCGGGAGATGA
- a CDS encoding HAMP domain-containing sensor histidine kinase, with product MRRLFGSVRARATLGATLVVAVALVAAGASVLLSLRSDLIDQAGTQAERTARNVAADLAAGTPYAELKLDDDEEPVQVVDDHGTLVAASEDLQRISGTGAVKPQAPQGSTGSDDDDEDDGSALEPGEIADEVTLTNGSATLDGESADYRFAALEVEVQGKGTLTVYAGASLDAEQGAVGTAQTVMLIGFPLLLAVVAAVTWLVTRRALRPVEGIRAEMAAITASEDLARRVPVPDTHDEVARLARTTNETLSALETSVERQRRFVADASHELRSPIASLRTQLEVAAAHPELLDLEGAVEDTVRLQRLAADLLLLARLDAGERPQGTRFDLGELAVRESRGRDGVTVEAATVEVTGSQGQLERVLGNLLDNAGRHARSAVSVTVRQDGAWAVVEVADDGDGVPMADRERVFERFVRLDEARARDDGGAGLGLAIARDVAVRHGGTLTVRDAPAGGALFELRLPVV from the coding sequence ATGAGGCGGCTGTTCGGATCGGTCCGGGCCCGGGCGACCCTCGGGGCGACCCTGGTGGTGGCCGTGGCACTGGTCGCCGCGGGCGCCTCGGTGCTGCTGTCGCTGCGGTCCGACCTGATCGACCAGGCGGGCACCCAGGCCGAACGCACCGCACGGAACGTGGCCGCCGACCTCGCCGCCGGGACGCCGTACGCCGAGCTGAAGCTCGACGACGACGAGGAGCCGGTGCAGGTGGTCGACGACCACGGCACCCTGGTCGCGGCCAGCGAGGACCTCCAGCGCATCAGCGGCACCGGTGCGGTCAAGCCGCAGGCACCCCAGGGCAGCACCGGCTCCGACGACGATGACGAGGACGACGGCTCCGCGCTCGAACCCGGTGAGATCGCCGACGAGGTCACCCTGACCAACGGCTCGGCCACCCTCGACGGCGAGAGCGCCGACTACCGCTTCGCCGCCCTGGAGGTCGAGGTCCAGGGCAAGGGCACGCTCACGGTGTACGCCGGTGCCTCCCTGGACGCCGAGCAGGGCGCCGTCGGCACCGCGCAGACCGTCATGCTGATCGGCTTCCCGCTGCTGCTCGCGGTCGTCGCCGCGGTGACCTGGCTGGTCACCCGGCGTGCGCTGCGGCCGGTCGAGGGCATCCGCGCCGAGATGGCCGCGATCACCGCCTCCGAGGACCTCGCGCGCCGCGTGCCCGTGCCGGACACCCACGACGAGGTGGCCCGCCTCGCCCGCACCACCAACGAGACCCTGTCCGCGCTGGAGACCTCGGTGGAGCGGCAGCGCCGGTTCGTCGCCGACGCCTCGCACGAGCTGCGCAGCCCCATTGCCTCGCTGCGGACGCAGTTGGAGGTCGCCGCCGCGCATCCGGAACTGCTCGATCTGGAGGGGGCGGTCGAGGACACGGTGCGTCTGCAGCGGCTCGCGGCGGATCTGTTGCTGCTGGCCCGGCTGGATGCGGGGGAGCGGCCGCAGGGCACCCGGTTCGACCTCGGTGAGCTGGCTGTTCGGGAGAGCCGGGGGCGGGACGGCGTCACGGTCGAGGCGGCGACGGTGGAGGTGACCGGATCCCAGGGGCAGTTGGAACGGGTGCTGGGCAACCTGCTCGACAACGCCGGGCGCCATGCGCGGTCGGCGGTCTCCGTGACCGTGCGTCAGGACGGAGCGTGGGCCGTCGTCGAGGTGGCCGACGACGGCGACGGGGTGCCGATGGCGGATCGCGAGCGGGTGTTCGAGCGGTTCGTGCGGCTCGACGAGGCGCGGGCGCGGGACGACGGGGGTGCGGGGCTGGGGCTCGCCATCGCTCGGGATGTGGCGGTGCGTCATGGGGGGACGCTGACGGTGCGCGATGCGCCGGCAGGCGGGGCTCTGTTCGAGCTCCGCCTGCCGGTCGTCTGA
- a CDS encoding MarR family transcriptional regulator, whose protein sequence is METETATRWLTDAEQCAWRTHLEVNRLLTYQLERDLQPFGLTMNDYEILVNLSESEGVRMRMSDLASATLQSKSRLSHQITRMENADLVRRENCESDRRGLYAVLTEHGMETMKKVAPHHVASVRRHFIDLQTEASLTELSKALKPVAEHLRGHRGRP, encoded by the coding sequence ATGGAGACCGAGACGGCCACGCGCTGGCTGACCGATGCGGAGCAGTGCGCCTGGCGCACCCACCTGGAGGTCAACAGGCTGTTGACGTATCAGCTCGAAAGGGACCTGCAGCCGTTCGGGCTGACGATGAACGACTACGAGATCCTGGTCAATCTCTCGGAGTCGGAGGGCGTACGGATGCGGATGAGCGACCTGGCGTCCGCCACCCTCCAGTCCAAGAGCCGGCTCTCGCACCAGATCACCCGCATGGAGAACGCGGACCTGGTCCGGCGTGAGAACTGCGAGTCCGACCGCCGCGGCCTGTACGCGGTCCTGACCGAGCACGGCATGGAGACGATGAAGAAGGTCGCGCCCCATCACGTGGCGTCTGTGCGGAGGCACTTCATCGATCTGCAGACCGAGGCGTCGCTGACGGAACTGAGCAAGGCGCTGAAGCCGGTGGCAGAGCATCTGCGAGGCCACAGGGGCCGCCCGTAA
- a CDS encoding AIM24 family protein has product MSHYPGTGPTVHDPMTLPSDDNVNNYTFCVELKGSQWFLQKGKMIAYYGQMDFNGIGHGRLDGLVRSSFHSPLHASDWVVAQGSGKMLLADRAFDVNSYDLEDGNLTIRSGNLLAFQPSLALKQSIVPGFLTLIGTGKFVAASNGPVVFMEPPIRVDPQALVGWADCPSPCHHYDHGYMTGLMGGLRAMTGLGGASGEEHQFEFVGAGTVLLQSTEVLMAEQATGAVPHEPGVPGGHGAPGGYPQQPGAPRLPGQLGDLQRRFGL; this is encoded by the coding sequence GTGAGCCACTACCCGGGCACGGGCCCCACCGTCCACGACCCGATGACGCTGCCGTCCGACGACAACGTCAACAACTACACCTTCTGCGTGGAGCTCAAGGGGAGCCAGTGGTTCCTGCAGAAGGGGAAGATGATCGCCTACTACGGCCAGATGGATTTCAACGGCATCGGACACGGCCGTCTCGACGGTCTCGTCCGTTCGTCGTTCCATTCGCCTCTGCACGCGAGCGACTGGGTCGTGGCGCAGGGCTCGGGCAAGATGCTCCTCGCCGACCGGGCCTTCGACGTCAATTCGTACGACCTGGAAGACGGCAACCTGACCATTCGCTCCGGCAACTTGCTCGCTTTTCAGCCAAGTCTCGCGCTCAAGCAGTCGATCGTGCCGGGCTTTCTGACACTCATCGGAACCGGAAAGTTCGTGGCGGCCTCCAACGGCCCGGTGGTGTTCATGGAGCCCCCGATCCGGGTGGACCCGCAAGCGCTTGTGGGCTGGGCCGACTGCCCCTCGCCGTGCCACCACTACGACCACGGGTACATGACCGGTCTGATGGGCGGTCTACGTGCGATGACGGGCCTCGGCGGGGCCTCCGGGGAGGAGCACCAGTTCGAGTTCGTGGGGGCCGGCACCGTACTGCTCCAGTCGACGGAGGTCCTGATGGCCGAGCAGGCCACCGGAGCGGTTCCGCACGAGCCCGGGGTACCCGGTGGTCACGGGGCACCCGGGGGGTATCCGCAGCAGCCGGGGGCACCGCGCCTTCCCGGACAGCTGGGGGACCTCCAGCGTCGCTTCGGGCTGTGA
- a CDS encoding AIM24 family protein → MPFREINSKMVEATVLPGQRLFSQRGAMLAYKGEVSFTPNIQGGQGGVMSMIGRRVANEDTPLMTVEGSGTVLFGHGGHHVTVINLTGDTLYVEADRLLAFEGTLQQGTMFMGSQGGVMGMVRGQISGQGLFTTTLKGHGSVAVMAHGGVFEVPITPQRPVHVDPQAYVAHHGDVRNKLSTALGWRDMVGRGSGEAFQLELSGHGAVYVQASEEKL, encoded by the coding sequence ATGCCCTTCCGCGAGATCAACTCCAAGATGGTCGAGGCGACGGTCCTCCCCGGCCAGCGCCTGTTCAGCCAGCGCGGCGCGATGCTGGCGTACAAGGGCGAGGTGTCCTTCACGCCCAACATCCAGGGCGGCCAGGGCGGCGTCATGTCGATGATCGGCCGCCGGGTGGCCAACGAGGACACGCCCCTGATGACCGTGGAAGGCAGCGGCACCGTCCTCTTCGGGCACGGCGGCCACCACGTCACGGTCATCAACCTCACCGGCGACACCCTGTACGTCGAGGCGGACCGGCTGCTCGCCTTCGAGGGCACCCTCCAGCAGGGCACCATGTTCATGGGCTCGCAGGGCGGCGTCATGGGCATGGTGCGCGGCCAGATCAGCGGCCAAGGGCTGTTCACGACCACGCTGAAGGGCCATGGCTCGGTGGCCGTGATGGCCCATGGCGGGGTCTTCGAGGTCCCGATCACCCCGCAGCGGCCTGTCCACGTCGACCCGCAGGCCTACGTCGCCCACCACGGCGACGTCCGCAACAAGCTGTCGACGGCGCTCGGCTGGCGCGACATGGTGGGCCGCGGCTCCGGCGAGGCCTTCCAGCTGGAGCTCAGCGGGCACGGCGCGGTGTACGTCCAGGCCTCGGAGGAGAAGCTGTGA
- a CDS encoding AIM24 family protein — protein MFRLQGSKVLAVDMTGDAVKAKNGSMVAYDGQMAFKKMSGGGEGIRGMVTRRITGEQMTVMEVSGHGTCWFADRASEINLVNLQGDKLYVESSNLLATDAGLRTGTSFTGMRGASQGNGLFTTTVEGHGQAAIMSDGPAVVLRVSRQYPLTVDPGAYIAHQGNLNQSFQSGVTFRTFMGEGGGEAFQIRFEGDGLVYVQPSERNTIAGDV, from the coding sequence ATGTTTCGACTCCAAGGCAGCAAGGTGCTGGCCGTCGACATGACCGGAGACGCCGTGAAGGCGAAGAACGGCTCGATGGTCGCGTACGACGGACAGATGGCGTTCAAGAAGATGAGCGGCGGTGGTGAGGGCATCCGGGGCATGGTCACCCGGCGCATCACCGGCGAGCAGATGACCGTGATGGAGGTGTCGGGGCACGGCACGTGCTGGTTCGCGGACCGCGCCTCGGAGATCAACCTCGTGAATCTCCAGGGGGACAAGCTGTACGTGGAGTCGAGCAACCTGCTCGCGACCGACGCCGGCCTCAGGACCGGCACCAGTTTCACCGGCATGCGCGGCGCCTCACAGGGCAACGGGCTGTTCACGACGACCGTCGAAGGGCACGGCCAGGCCGCGATCATGTCGGACGGCCCGGCGGTCGTGCTGCGCGTCAGCCGCCAGTACCCCCTGACGGTCGACCCCGGCGCCTACATCGCCCACCAGGGCAACCTCAACCAGTCCTTCCAGTCCGGTGTGACGTTCCGCACGTTCATGGGCGAGGGCGGCGGCGAGGCCTTCCAGATCCGCTTCGAGGGCGACGGCCTGGTGTACGTCCAGCCCAGCGAGCGCAACACGATCGCGGGAGACGTGTGA
- a CDS encoding DUF3817 domain-containing protein, whose protein sequence is MDLKTASAIRRLRLVSAPEAVSFLLLLVCSVLKRTTDFNAVPVMGRVHAVLFILYAIFWVDAWVRTKWSAKTGIWYFVLSVLPTGGFFAERKLRREAEDAVIASRARKEGVVNA, encoded by the coding sequence GTGGACCTCAAGACAGCCTCCGCCATCCGACGCCTCCGCCTGGTCTCCGCCCCTGAGGCGGTCTCGTTCCTGCTCCTGCTCGTCTGCTCGGTGCTGAAGCGGACCACGGACTTCAATGCCGTGCCGGTGATGGGGCGGGTTCACGCCGTCCTGTTCATCCTGTACGCGATCTTCTGGGTGGACGCCTGGGTCCGGACCAAGTGGTCCGCGAAGACCGGTATCTGGTACTTCGTGCTCTCCGTGCTGCCCACCGGTGGCTTCTTCGCCGAGCGCAAGCTCAGGCGTGAGGCCGAGGACGCGGTGATCGCCTCCCGGGCCCGCAAGGAAGGAGTGGTGAACGCATGA
- a CDS encoding MTH1187 family thiamine-binding protein: protein MIVAFSVTPLGVGEDVGEYVADAVRVVRESGLPNRTDAMFTSIEGDSWDEVMDVVKRAVAAVEARAPRVSLVLKADIRPGVTDGLTSKVETVERHLAG from the coding sequence ATGATCGTCGCCTTCTCCGTGACCCCGCTCGGGGTCGGCGAGGACGTGGGGGAGTACGTCGCCGACGCGGTGCGGGTGGTTCGTGAGTCGGGGCTGCCCAACCGCACCGACGCCATGTTCACCTCGATCGAGGGTGACAGCTGGGACGAGGTGATGGATGTGGTCAAGCGTGCCGTGGCCGCCGTGGAGGCGCGGGCTCCGCGTGTCTCGCTGGTACTCAAGGCGGACATCCGTCCAGGCGTCACGGACGGTCTGACCTCCAAGGTGGAGACGGTGGAGCGGCATCTCGCCGGTTGA
- a CDS encoding DUF4166 domain-containing protein yields MTSPASMFRTVMGVDFDRLHPQLQRRFSVGLAAGEACTGRGVMDRIWHGGAFVKPFLALGATRNILVPRPGRNVPFVIENVPYVDTHGRETVTFVRTFRLPGRPRRFDAQMVLSPKGDRILDYLGTHQHLASELHFRAEPDGSLLIRSGEHRFREGVVDVRVPELIGATAEVRESYDERAGRFRIRVRVVNRRFGPLFGYEGSFEATYTDIATCGVRPGLRPVREEARA; encoded by the coding sequence ATGACGTCGCCCGCCTCGATGTTCCGCACCGTCATGGGCGTCGACTTCGACCGTCTGCACCCGCAGCTCCAGCGCCGCTTCTCGGTCGGCCTGGCGGCGGGCGAGGCCTGTACCGGCCGGGGCGTGATGGACCGCATCTGGCACGGCGGAGCCTTCGTGAAGCCCTTCCTGGCCCTCGGCGCGACCCGCAACATCCTGGTGCCGAGACCGGGGCGGAACGTGCCGTTCGTGATCGAGAACGTGCCCTACGTGGACACCCACGGCCGTGAGACGGTGACCTTCGTGCGCACCTTCCGCCTGCCCGGCCGTCCACGCCGTTTCGACGCCCAGATGGTGCTGAGCCCCAAGGGCGACCGCATCCTCGACTACCTCGGCACCCACCAGCACCTGGCCAGCGAGCTCCACTTCCGCGCGGAGCCCGACGGCTCGCTGCTGATCCGCTCCGGGGAGCACCGGTTCCGGGAGGGTGTGGTGGATGTCCGGGTGCCCGAGCTGATCGGCGCGACGGCCGAGGTGCGGGAGTCGTACGACGAGCGGGCCGGGCGTTTCCGCATCCGGGTCCGGGTCGTCAACCGCCGCTTCGGCCCGCTCTTCGGCTACGAGGGCTCCTTCGAGGCGACGTACACCGACATCGCGACCTGCGGAGTCCGCCCCGGCCTGCGCCCCGTCCGTGAGGAGGCGCGCGCATGA
- a CDS encoding TetR family transcriptional regulator has product MSPESAKALETRSRLLEGALRTLTEQGIAKTSARTVAAAAGVNQALVFYHFGTVDELLAAACRYGAERAVARYRDRLAAVTSLSELLAVGRRVHEEERAGGHVALLGQLLAGAQTHATLGPATAAGLELWIAEIEKVLTRVLAATPFGEFADPAGLARAVAASFVGIELYEGVDEAGATAALDALEQLGALVAALEDLGPVAQRAVRHHLRRTGRR; this is encoded by the coding sequence ATGAGCCCCGAGTCCGCCAAGGCGTTGGAGACGCGGTCCAGACTCCTGGAGGGCGCCCTGCGCACCCTCACCGAACAGGGCATCGCCAAGACCTCGGCGCGCACGGTCGCCGCGGCCGCCGGGGTCAACCAGGCGCTGGTCTTCTACCACTTCGGCACCGTCGACGAACTCCTGGCCGCCGCCTGCCGCTACGGCGCGGAGCGCGCGGTGGCCCGCTACCGTGACCGCCTCGCCGCCGTGACCTCCCTCTCCGAACTCCTCGCGGTGGGGCGGCGGGTCCACGAGGAGGAGCGGGCCGGAGGACATGTCGCCCTCCTCGGCCAGCTGCTGGCGGGCGCCCAGACCCACGCCACCCTCGGCCCGGCCACCGCGGCGGGCCTGGAGCTGTGGATCGCCGAGATCGAGAAGGTCCTCACCAGAGTCCTCGCGGCCACGCCCTTCGGCGAGTTCGCCGACCCCGCGGGCCTGGCCCGGGCGGTGGCCGCGTCGTTCGTGGGCATCGAGCTGTACGAAGGGGTCGACGAGGCCGGGGCCACCGCGGCCCTCGACGCCCTGGAGCAGCTCGGCGCGCTCGTCGCCGCGCTGGAGGACCTGGGCCCGGTCGCCCAGCGGGCGGTGCGCCACCATCTCCGCAGGACGGGCCGCCGCTGA
- a CDS encoding SMP-30/gluconolactonase/LRE family protein: MPDSLYEILDDRFRPCTNGDSRLEVLHDDCRWAEGPLYLPAWRQLIWSDIPNDRLLRWDEATGAVGVFRTPAGNTNGNTVDPRGRLVSCEQGNRRVTRTEPNGTVTVLAEHFQGKRLNSPNDAVVRSDGTIWFSDPDFGILSDYEGHRAESEIGACHVYRIDPATGEVSLAAEGLDGPNGVLLSPDERRLYVSDSRAARIHRYDIDADGTLSGGTVFAQAPQGVHFDNIRFDDEGRLWAAALADGIHCYAPDGTLIGRVRVPEPVANVTFGGPKGNRLFIAATTSLYSAVMSVTGAARV, translated from the coding sequence ATGCCCGACAGCCTTTACGAGATCCTGGACGACCGCTTCCGGCCCTGCACCAACGGCGACAGCAGGCTCGAGGTCCTCCACGACGACTGCCGTTGGGCCGAGGGGCCCCTGTACCTGCCCGCGTGGCGCCAGCTGATCTGGAGCGACATCCCGAACGACCGCCTCCTGCGCTGGGACGAGGCCACCGGCGCGGTCGGCGTCTTCCGCACCCCGGCGGGCAACACCAACGGCAACACCGTCGATCCCCGGGGCCGTCTCGTCAGCTGCGAACAGGGCAACCGCCGCGTCACCCGCACCGAGCCCAACGGCACGGTGACCGTCCTGGCCGAGCACTTCCAGGGCAAGCGCCTCAACAGCCCGAACGACGCCGTCGTACGCTCCGACGGCACGATCTGGTTCTCCGACCCGGACTTCGGCATCCTCAGCGACTACGAGGGGCATCGGGCCGAGTCCGAGATCGGCGCGTGCCATGTGTACCGGATCGATCCGGCCACGGGCGAGGTGTCCCTTGCCGCGGAGGGGCTGGACGGCCCCAACGGAGTGCTCCTGTCCCCCGACGAGCGACGCCTGTACGTCTCCGACTCGAGGGCTGCCCGGATCCACCGGTACGACATCGACGCCGACGGCACGCTCTCGGGCGGCACGGTCTTCGCCCAGGCCCCCCAAGGCGTCCACTTCGACAACATCCGCTTCGACGACGAGGGCCGACTCTGGGCTGCCGCCCTCGCCGACGGCATCCACTGCTACGCCCCCGACGGCACCCTGATCGGCCGCGTCCGGGTCCCCGAGCCGGTGGCCAACGTGACATTCGGCGGCCCCAAGGGAAACCGCCTGTTCATCGCAGCCACGACCTCCCTCTACTCCGCGGTGATGTCGGTGACGGGAGCGGCAAGGGTGTGA
- a CDS encoding cellulose synthase catalytic subunit, producing the protein MRPEGYDYDTYSHLAGPLTEPDGSAYQVRYTSLLSREPRRIRAVLLMSLAPLLTAVLLVYLVWPTHWVEREGGPRWMVHLDIVMLIAIGLIELFMVVNVVSVAHATLVARDPIPVVPETGTRVAFLTTYVPGKEPLSMVRATLEGATRVTHTGPLDVWLLDEGDDEQAKALCAELGVRHFTRHGVPEWNRAKGVHKGHTKHGNYNAWIAMHGGEYDFFACVDTDHVPLPAFLERMMGYFRDPDVAFVVGPQVYGNYHHPVTKAAESQQFLFHALIQRAGNRYRSPMFVGTNNVVRIAAIQQIGGLQDSVTEDMATGFELHRHRNPVTGRHWRSVYTPDVLAVGEGPASWTDFFTQQLRWSRGTYETLFKQYWKAPFSMPPGRLFSYTLMLVYYPMTAVNWLLGILSCVLFLWFGASGTQVAASVWLMLYSDAAALQIALYLWNRRHNVSPHEPEGSGGLAGMAMSALSAPIYLKSFGEALVRRPSRFVVTPKGGDASTDRLLTFRIHLFWAFVLATSLGASVVLGHTHAAMRTWAVLATAIALAPVAVWGATLLKERRERQTLPAGARVVDEPALATSSGSGTTTGGN; encoded by the coding sequence GTGCGGCCGGAGGGCTACGACTACGACACCTACAGCCACCTCGCCGGGCCGCTCACGGAACCGGACGGTTCGGCGTACCAGGTGCGGTACACCTCACTCCTCTCCCGCGAACCCCGCCGAATACGCGCCGTCCTGCTGATGAGCCTCGCCCCCCTGCTCACGGCCGTACTCCTCGTCTACCTCGTCTGGCCCACCCACTGGGTGGAGCGCGAGGGCGGCCCGCGGTGGATGGTCCACCTGGACATCGTGATGCTCATAGCCATCGGCCTCATCGAACTGTTCATGGTGGTCAACGTCGTCTCCGTCGCCCACGCCACCCTCGTGGCCCGCGACCCGATCCCCGTCGTCCCCGAGACCGGCACCCGCGTCGCCTTCCTCACCACGTACGTCCCCGGCAAGGAACCCCTCTCGATGGTCCGCGCCACACTGGAAGGCGCCACGAGGGTCACCCACACCGGCCCCCTGGACGTCTGGCTCCTCGACGAGGGCGACGACGAGCAGGCCAAGGCCCTGTGCGCGGAGCTCGGCGTCCGCCACTTCACCCGGCACGGCGTCCCGGAGTGGAACAGGGCCAAGGGCGTCCACAAGGGCCACACCAAGCACGGCAACTACAACGCGTGGATCGCGATGCACGGCGGGGAGTACGACTTCTTCGCCTGCGTCGACACCGACCACGTCCCGCTCCCCGCCTTCCTGGAGCGGATGATGGGCTACTTCCGCGACCCGGACGTCGCGTTCGTCGTGGGACCGCAGGTCTACGGCAACTACCACCACCCCGTCACCAAGGCCGCCGAGTCGCAGCAGTTCCTCTTCCACGCCCTGATCCAGCGGGCCGGCAACCGCTACCGCTCACCCATGTTCGTCGGCACCAACAACGTCGTACGCATCGCCGCCATCCAGCAGATCGGCGGCCTCCAGGACTCCGTCACCGAGGACATGGCCACCGGCTTCGAGCTGCACCGCCACCGCAACCCGGTCACCGGGCGCCACTGGCGTTCCGTCTACACCCCCGACGTCCTCGCCGTCGGCGAGGGCCCCGCCTCCTGGACCGACTTCTTCACCCAGCAGCTGCGCTGGTCGCGGGGGACGTACGAGACGCTCTTCAAGCAGTACTGGAAGGCGCCTTTCAGCATGCCGCCCGGGCGCCTGTTCTCGTACACGCTCATGCTCGTCTACTACCCGATGACGGCCGTCAACTGGCTTCTCGGCATCCTCAGTTGTGTGCTCTTCCTGTGGTTCGGCGCCTCCGGCACCCAGGTCGCCGCCTCCGTCTGGCTGATGCTCTACAGCGACGCGGCCGCCCTGCAGATCGCCCTCTACCTCTGGAACCGCCGCCACAACGTCTCCCCGCACGAGCCGGAGGGCTCCGGGGGCCTGGCCGGCATGGCGATGTCGGCGCTGTCCGCCCCGATCTACCTCAAGTCCTTCGGCGAGGCGCTCGTCAGGAGGCCCAGCCGTTTCGTGGTCACCCCCAAGGGCGGCGACGCCAGCACCGACCGGCTGCTGACCTTCCGTATCCACCTGTTCTGGGCGTTCGTCCTCGCGACCTCCCTGGGCGCCTCGGTCGTTCTCGGCCACACCCACGCGGCCATGCGCACCTGGGCGGTCCTCGCGACGGCGATCGCGCTGGCGCCGGTCGCGGTGTGGGGAGCGACGCTGCTCAAGGAGCGCCGGGAACGGCAGACCCTCCCCGCGGGCGCGCGAGTGGTCGACGAACCGGCCCTCGCCACCTCCTCCGGCTCCGGCACCACGACAGGGGGCAACTAG